A stretch of Candidatus Izemoplasmatales bacterium DNA encodes these proteins:
- the pth gene encoding aminoacyl-tRNA hydrolase, producing MKLVVGLGNPGKEYAKSKHNVGFMVLSSYAAANNLNFTKSIKFHGEIVKTQDAILLKPKTYMNLSGISVRAVAEYYSIKNEDILVVSDDLDLPFLQVRLREKGSAGGHNGLKSIIEHLQGNDFKRLRIGIGRDDRQEVVDYVLDGFTKAQERELPDIMITTSQILALFLSSTSFDEIMTRYNAKKPE from the coding sequence ATGAAACTCGTCGTCGGGCTTGGCAATCCCGGCAAGGAATACGCCAAGTCGAAGCACAACGTCGGCTTCATGGTCCTTTCCTCATACGCCGCCGCAAACAATCTGAACTTCACGAAATCGATTAAGTTCCATGGCGAAATCGTCAAGACGCAGGATGCGATCCTGCTGAAGCCGAAGACCTACATGAACCTGTCCGGAATCTCCGTCAGGGCCGTTGCGGAATACTATTCAATCAAGAACGAAGATATCCTCGTCGTGTCCGACGACCTCGATCTTCCCTTCCTGCAGGTCCGACTTCGGGAAAAAGGGAGCGCCGGAGGGCACAACGGATTGAAGTCGATCATCGAACATCTGCAGGGAAACGACTTCAAGCGTCTTCGCATCGGCATCGGTCGGGACGATCGTCAGGAAGTCGTCGATTACGTCCTTGACGGATTTACCAAGGCGCAGGAGCGAGAATTGCCCGACATCATGATCACGACATCGCAGATTCTGGCGCTTTTCCTATCGTCGACATCCTTTGACGAAATCATGACCAGATATAACGCCAAGAAGCCGGAATGA
- the jag gene encoding RNA-binding cell elongation regulator Jag/EloR: protein MRSIRFEAKAMNEATVRYAADELKVNKDFVELNVIEEKVGLLRINKTFIVEATIRFDVVRDSIKYLQQILDDMQLEAAVEARIVADHEITFIVNTNENPILIGKNGKTLDAIQTLLKNYINLFTDEHYVVLVDIGGYKEQRKKQLEILATKTAKEVAKTKVEAKLGKMNAYERRVIHTKLADWRDVTTESEGEEPNRCVVIKPKNK from the coding sequence ATGAGATCGATCCGTTTCGAAGCGAAAGCGATGAATGAAGCAACCGTCCGTTACGCCGCCGACGAACTCAAGGTCAACAAGGATTTCGTCGAACTCAACGTCATCGAAGAGAAGGTCGGACTTCTCCGCATCAACAAGACCTTCATCGTCGAGGCGACGATTAGGTTCGATGTCGTCCGCGACAGCATCAAGTATCTGCAGCAGATCCTCGACGACATGCAGCTCGAAGCCGCCGTCGAGGCTCGGATCGTCGCCGACCACGAGATCACCTTTATCGTCAACACGAATGAAAACCCGATCCTGATCGGCAAGAACGGCAAGACCCTGGATGCGATCCAGACGCTGCTCAAGAACTACATCAACCTCTTCACGGACGAACATTACGTGGTCCTGGTCGACATCGGAGGGTACAAGGAGCAGCGGAAGAAGCAGCTCGAGATCCTGGCGACGAAGACCGCGAAGGAAGTCGCCAAGACCAAGGTCGAGGCGAAACTCGGCAAGATGAACGCCTATGAACGCCGCGTGATCCACACGAAACTCGCGGACTGGCGGGATGTGACGACGGAATCCGAAGGCGAGGAACCGAATCGCTGCGTCGTCATCAAGCCGAAGAACAAGTAA